Proteins from one Mucilaginibacter jinjuensis genomic window:
- a CDS encoding beta family protein gives MNNQFYVPILKAKYGEFQALGKLSIHVTPHVCPLIELTKVAYDHQEKKTPLTIEEHLNKTAKKLIEHWPRSRAFIDMTQIAHLQADGNSTIEYFYKRLFEKGLTPLPVFRINSPELLLEGIAKIQKKYSITGAGIRITLTDLSSPQLKSNLDKAIAGQSASISDIHLVIDLAAPENFEDLDALSDAIVSRMEVFPYFQNWASVSVCSSAYPDPKLVKKEINYFPRHEWVLYGQIAEEMHGKSFYREINYGDYSIVAPGHFDFDPIRMTTAAKMIYTTTENYIFLKGKSLKNKGFRQYIDQASEIVNADYYLGEQFSAGDWQLKRCCTDQKNTGTATTWNWVGNNHHITKVVNDLFASRSVA, from the coding sequence ATGAATAATCAATTTTATGTACCGATACTCAAAGCAAAATACGGCGAGTTCCAGGCTTTAGGGAAGCTAAGTATTCATGTCACCCCTCATGTTTGTCCTTTGATCGAACTGACGAAGGTCGCCTATGACCACCAGGAGAAAAAAACGCCACTGACGATAGAAGAACATCTGAACAAAACCGCCAAAAAACTTATTGAACACTGGCCACGCAGTCGTGCGTTTATCGATATGACACAAATTGCGCACCTACAGGCTGATGGTAACAGCACGATCGAATATTTCTATAAGCGTCTCTTTGAAAAGGGATTGACGCCGTTGCCCGTCTTTCGGATAAATAGTCCTGAGTTATTATTAGAGGGAATTGCCAAGATTCAGAAAAAATACAGTATCACTGGAGCCGGAATTCGCATTACGCTAACAGACCTATCCTCTCCCCAGTTAAAATCTAATTTGGACAAGGCTATTGCAGGCCAATCGGCGTCCATATCAGATATTCATTTAGTTATCGATCTGGCAGCACCGGAAAATTTTGAAGACTTGGATGCGTTAAGCGATGCCATTGTCTCCAGAATGGAAGTCTTCCCCTACTTTCAGAACTGGGCCTCTGTCTCCGTCTGCAGCAGCGCATACCCTGATCCTAAGCTGGTCAAAAAAGAAATCAATTACTTTCCCAGACATGAATGGGTATTATATGGACAAATTGCCGAGGAAATGCACGGAAAATCCTTTTACAGAGAAATCAATTATGGTGACTACAGTATCGTTGCGCCTGGTCATTTTGATTTCGATCCCATCAGAATGACCACAGCCGCCAAGATGATCTACACTACTACAGAAAATTATATATTCCTTAAAGGTAAATCATTGAAAAATAAAGGATTTCGACAATATATCGATCAAGCCTCTGAAATCGTAAACGCCGATTATTATTTGGGTGAACAATTTTCCGCTGGTGACTGGCAATTAAAACGCTGTTGTACCGATCAAAAAAACACTGGCACTGCAACCACCTGGAACTGGGTCGGCAATAATCACCATATTACGAAAGTAGTGAATGACCTTTTCGCCAGCCGCTCCGTTGCTTAA
- a CDS encoding HNH endonuclease translates to MINCNYAAIDEYQFFITVVGEKQQASQRALNPLVPRVTNAYQTYLNNFAALCLQPASLFVADLPEVRDVLQKCYGSPTLSFKQFKSDYYDNQPAAIVELCPYCMIDTPYSLDHYVGQTEFPEYSILTKNLVPCCLRCNNEKNKGWRTNSVKTFINFYDDRFLQHRFLFADLMINAGVPSLQFRLSQPAQITNDQFALINRHFVALELLVKYAKKSNNRLTAEIQSIKDFMAAGRTNASIIEDLTIRYRSSVRQYGPNYWESLVYPAIASSLPVVRHL, encoded by the coding sequence ATGATCAATTGTAATTACGCCGCCATCGACGAATATCAGTTTTTTATTACAGTAGTCGGAGAAAAGCAACAGGCATCACAGCGCGCATTGAATCCATTGGTTCCCCGTGTGACCAATGCCTACCAAACTTACCTGAACAACTTTGCGGCACTGTGCTTACAACCGGCTTCATTGTTCGTCGCAGATCTGCCGGAAGTAAGAGATGTCCTGCAAAAATGCTATGGTAGCCCCACCCTAAGCTTTAAGCAATTTAAAAGTGACTACTATGACAATCAACCAGCAGCTATCGTAGAACTATGCCCATATTGTATGATTGACACTCCGTATTCACTTGATCACTATGTCGGTCAGACTGAATTTCCTGAATATTCGATCCTAACCAAGAACTTGGTGCCGTGCTGCCTTCGGTGTAATAATGAGAAAAACAAGGGCTGGCGCACCAATAGCGTTAAAACGTTTATTAATTTTTACGATGATCGTTTCCTGCAACATAGGTTTCTTTTTGCCGACCTGATGATAAATGCGGGGGTACCGAGCTTGCAATTCAGACTATCGCAACCTGCGCAGATTACCAATGACCAATTTGCATTGATCAACCGTCATTTCGTGGCCCTTGAACTTTTGGTGAAATATGCCAAGAAATCAAACAACCGGCTGACAGCAGAAATTCAAAGTATCAAAGACTTTATGGCTGCCGGACGGACTAATGCCAGTATTATAGAGGACTTAACGATCCGGTATCGGAGCTCGGTAAGACAATACGGCCCGAACTATTGGGAAAGCCTGGTCTATCCGGCTATTGCCAGTTCGCTGCCAGTCGTTCGACATTTGTAA
- a CDS encoding helix-turn-helix domain-containing protein, producing MEPYKIKTIGQYHQALGLTKPEHPLVSVISLDEFKPPEGNTRISVVFDFYIISLKKNLGGTINYTYGQQTYDFDEGVMFFISPKQVFSFDADHDFKSSGWMLLVHPDFLWGTPLAKTIRQYEFFNYSTNEALFLSEKEEATIGGIAQLIKQEYHANIDKFSQGLIVAQIELLLQYCDRFYNRQFLTRKISSHQVLNRVEETLDTYFNNDDLVKKGLPTVNFIAETLNISPTYLSALLKTLTGLSTQQHIHEKLIEKAKEKLSVTGLSISEIAYELGFEHPQSFSKLFKSKTNLSPLEFRASFN from the coding sequence ATGGAGCCCTATAAAATTAAAACCATTGGCCAATACCACCAGGCATTGGGGCTTACTAAGCCGGAACATCCTTTGGTGAGTGTTATTAGCCTGGATGAATTCAAACCACCGGAAGGTAACACCCGGATAAGCGTTGTATTTGATTTTTATATCATTTCTTTGAAGAAAAATTTAGGAGGTACGATAAATTACACCTACGGCCAGCAGACCTACGATTTTGATGAGGGTGTCATGTTTTTTATTTCTCCTAAACAGGTATTTTCATTTGATGCTGATCATGATTTTAAAAGCTCAGGCTGGATGTTGCTCGTACACCCTGATTTTCTCTGGGGTACACCACTTGCAAAAACAATCAGGCAATATGAATTCTTCAACTATTCAACAAATGAGGCGCTGTTTTTGTCAGAGAAAGAAGAGGCAACAATTGGAGGCATTGCTCAGCTGATCAAGCAGGAATATCATGCCAATATCGATAAATTCAGTCAAGGTTTGATCGTAGCGCAGATTGAACTATTGCTTCAGTATTGCGACCGGTTTTACAATCGCCAGTTTTTGACCAGGAAAATAAGCAGCCACCAGGTACTTAACCGTGTGGAAGAAACGCTCGACACGTATTTTAACAATGATGATCTGGTTAAAAAAGGATTACCAACAGTTAACTTCATAGCTGAGACTTTAAATATTTCGCCAACCTATTTAAGCGCATTGCTAAAAACACTGACCGGCCTAAGTACGCAACAACACATTCACGAAAAACTGATAGAAAAGGCAAAAGAAAAGTTATCCGTTACGGGTTTGTCAATCAGCGAGATTGCTTATGAATTGGGTTTTGAACATCCGCAATCATTCAGCAAATTATTCAAAAGCAAAACCAATCTTTCGCCATTGGAGTTCCGTGCGTCTTTCAATTGA
- a CDS encoding DEAD/DEAH box helicase has product MKDNRLNLYKSLFKGREDVFALRWEKSGKSSYIPAYSFDPHRYRLHQMKGGTFQTFTDKTYQPLTNEHLIKHLKGEQIVGLYPLLQDNTSWFIAADFDEADWIEECRTFIKICEEYDIRAYLERSRSGKGGHVWIFFEEPYEAFRSRKIMTALLQKAGLISVFDKNSSFDRLFPNQDYHSKKGLGNLIALPLNKTSLNDGNSCFIDPETLQPFDDQWVFLKTIKRITINQLNYIYKEQTDHNELSTGLFQKERFITDKLEIILNNKIHISRIRLPVSLVSFLKEELNFANNEYQVKKNINKNTFGVKRYFKLLHETPDSISVPRGFIGRLLRFCKEQQIEYVLEDQRKKAELINFKGSIALREYQLPAQQAATKKDFGIIVAPPGSGKTVLSLAIIKDKQQPALILVHRKQLADQWKERIESFLGIPNKDIGRIGQGKNKPGKHITVAMIQSMEKALESTESTELINAFGTVIIDECHHVPAETYQRVIGKLNSYYMYGLTATPFRKYNDGKLIFIHLGEIIHEVKAPEMQNQTGTQIIIRDTDLFVPFNTQTDKFETLFKILIHDSARNQLILNDVVSQLNASRKAVIITERKEHITSLQQYLKQHYDTIALSGEDSDLSKKSKWAAINRGDFQVLITTGQYFGEGTDIQNIECVFLVYPFAFEGKLIQYIGRVQRSEVSPVIYDYRDHKISYLERLFQKRNVYYKKLDQSGLTNPVDESETVSGQKNENIEVSIEQLEFRFGSIAFKHIIADFNGKEVEFEIENLNVRPEFTVLKPYFIRFLKSTTVLVNIRATFQHNRLVFKSASSSDLDKINREVIESVKFRFLNKEIIKGTPVGEENLLDVGQVQGGSEQLIYTNEDDLLENILALKQYKHHRHLRYLSQKHERSILKLRFVLEPFSFVFLLSGNNQYHLVWETLDTEEATYIWHIDKSIYELERSTKRIDGLLGQIRTNGRQRYLETNPQQFSRIVHDYTNDHKGFIVWKDLLEEKLF; this is encoded by the coding sequence ATGAAAGATAACCGATTAAATCTATACAAATCCCTATTCAAAGGTAGAGAAGATGTATTTGCATTAAGATGGGAGAAAAGTGGCAAAAGCAGTTATATTCCTGCTTACAGTTTTGACCCTCACCGATATCGGCTGCATCAAATGAAAGGTGGCACTTTTCAAACCTTCACTGATAAAACATACCAACCCTTAACAAATGAGCATTTAATTAAACATCTCAAAGGTGAGCAGATTGTAGGTCTCTACCCTCTATTACAGGATAACACATCCTGGTTCATTGCAGCTGATTTTGACGAAGCTGATTGGATTGAGGAATGCCGGACATTTATTAAAATTTGCGAGGAGTATGATATACGTGCTTATTTGGAGCGTTCTCGTTCCGGTAAAGGCGGCCATGTATGGATATTTTTTGAAGAACCTTATGAGGCATTCAGAAGCAGAAAAATAATGACGGCATTGCTACAGAAAGCAGGTTTAATTTCAGTATTCGATAAAAACTCAAGTTTTGACAGGTTATTTCCCAATCAGGATTACCATTCAAAAAAAGGCTTGGGGAATCTTATTGCTTTACCCTTAAACAAAACGAGCTTAAATGATGGCAATAGCTGTTTCATTGATCCTGAAACCTTACAGCCCTTTGATGACCAGTGGGTGTTTTTAAAAACGATTAAGCGGATTACGATAAACCAGCTCAATTACATCTACAAAGAACAAACTGATCACAACGAACTTTCAACTGGATTATTTCAAAAAGAACGGTTTATAACAGATAAGTTAGAAATTATCTTAAACAATAAAATTCATATTAGCCGCATAAGATTGCCTGTTTCACTTGTTAGTTTTTTAAAGGAAGAATTAAACTTCGCCAACAATGAATACCAGGTAAAAAAGAATATCAATAAAAATACCTTTGGCGTAAAACGTTACTTTAAATTGCTGCACGAAACACCGGATTCTATTTCAGTTCCTCGTGGATTTATTGGTAGGTTATTACGGTTTTGTAAAGAGCAGCAAATTGAATATGTGCTCGAAGATCAAAGAAAGAAAGCAGAGTTAATCAATTTCAAAGGTTCTATTGCATTAAGGGAATATCAATTACCCGCGCAGCAAGCAGCTACAAAAAAAGATTTTGGAATTATTGTCGCTCCGCCTGGCTCTGGTAAAACGGTATTGAGTTTGGCTATTATAAAAGACAAGCAGCAACCAGCCCTCATTTTAGTTCACCGCAAGCAACTGGCAGATCAATGGAAGGAACGTATAGAATCGTTCCTGGGGATTCCTAATAAGGATATTGGACGTATCGGGCAAGGAAAGAACAAGCCCGGTAAACACATTACTGTAGCAATGATCCAAAGTATGGAAAAAGCTTTGGAATCTACGGAATCCACAGAACTAATAAATGCTTTTGGTACCGTTATCATTGATGAATGCCACCATGTGCCTGCGGAAACATACCAAAGAGTTATTGGAAAATTGAACAGTTACTATATGTACGGGCTTACCGCAACCCCATTTAGGAAATACAACGATGGCAAGTTAATATTTATTCATTTAGGTGAAATAATCCATGAGGTTAAAGCACCAGAGATGCAAAATCAAACTGGTACGCAGATTATCATTAGGGATACCGATTTGTTTGTTCCCTTTAATACCCAAACAGACAAGTTCGAAACGCTATTTAAAATCTTGATCCATGATTCAGCAAGAAATCAACTCATTTTAAATGATGTGGTATCACAACTAAATGCCAGTAGAAAAGCTGTTATCATCACAGAACGAAAAGAGCATATTACTTCTCTCCAACAATATCTAAAACAACATTACGATACCATTGCGTTAAGTGGCGAAGATTCCGACTTATCTAAAAAATCTAAATGGGCAGCCATAAATAGAGGTGATTTCCAAGTGCTGATCACAACAGGACAGTATTTTGGCGAAGGAACCGACATCCAGAATATAGAGTGCGTATTTTTAGTTTACCCATTTGCTTTTGAGGGTAAGCTGATTCAATACATTGGCAGGGTACAACGATCAGAAGTGTCACCTGTTATTTATGATTACCGTGACCATAAGATCAGCTACCTGGAAAGACTGTTTCAGAAAAGGAACGTGTATTATAAAAAGCTTGATCAAAGTGGCCTAACGAATCCGGTAGATGAAAGTGAAACGGTAAGTGGTCAAAAAAATGAGAATATTGAGGTATCAATAGAACAATTAGAATTCAGGTTTGGCAGTATTGCGTTTAAACATATCATTGCTGACTTTAACGGTAAGGAAGTTGAATTTGAGATAGAGAATTTAAATGTCAGGCCGGAGTTTACCGTGCTTAAGCCCTACTTTATTCGGTTCCTGAAAAGTACTACGGTATTGGTAAACATACGGGCTACATTCCAGCACAACAGATTGGTATTTAAATCAGCATCCTCCAGTGATCTTGATAAAATAAACCGCGAAGTCATTGAAAGTGTAAAGTTCCGGTTCTTAAATAAAGAAATTATTAAAGGTACCCCGGTAGGTGAAGAAAATCTATTGGATGTCGGGCAAGTGCAAGGCGGCAGTGAACAATTGATTTACACAAACGAGGATGATCTATTGGAAAACATACTGGCTCTTAAGCAGTATAAGCATCATCGTCATCTCCGTTACCTTTCCCAAAAACATGAACGATCTATATTAAAGCTCCGTTTTGTATTAGAGCCCTTTTCATTTGTGTTCTTGCTGTCGGGGAATAATCAGTACCACTTGGTTTGGGAAACTTTGGATACCGAAGAGGCTACTTATATATGGCATATTGATAAATCAATTTATGAACTTGAAAGAAGTACAAAGCGGATAGATGGACTGCTTGGACAGATACGAACAAATGGCAGACAGCGATATCTTGAAACTAATCCTCAACAATTTAGTCGCATCGTACATGATTATACAAATGATCATAAAGGGTTTATCGTTTGGAAAGACTTGTTAGAAGAGAAATTATTTTGA
- a CDS encoding CHAT domain-containing protein yields MHQNLLYRHGQRSSINYVLVIDEQPKTYSFVPPTEFQNEIIRFISYLPKDILQISESLTYYELVKRNSLDDPYRFHIKYSVNLEEYLKLMPINRIYLFFIDSKSSLIKQNVTLFAKYHTVGRFYYFFNDKGNKTTILPNQISGPGHFMRELYTKQQDLFNLMGMPDKWLSPETAIGWNGFYHFPSFIPAQTNYRIANTITGNFTYEDSRDDGKITEEKILAHRKASNEGHKNPNSFSRQLQIIEEIDKIDFFAETCFDEGLIKPVHEIEPFLVPLILVAPFQNPDMRDFLSEGVKSEYKEYLSELDFEQTENYINSIRPPKSAEAFLISSRLMGLKTQFLDDIAFLHSSFYSSPIVRLPTQGKTMYRNLSFFRNEAAGRITAPGSRNKIFKTIQSFGQQLRHRTLSKELTEKLRDENRQIVAISDLPVEWMDIEGIPMAFTHDICRLPETALHGLMANFVSHEQWQYLVPKDILKKTLVVFGSDEPAFRKWYPGVCMVGEKNGVIMRECYSLAALKKAVDEVSPDFLIIDSHGSYDKESKSSVLFFGKERLTGDMVIELGISAPLVFLSACSTAPTYGTINTIANAFFERGALSVTTTYLPIGVDTGSILYIRILNNLITASQKPMHQNWLAFISHMLRTSAVGAAYRHHYQKNTGDPLGSPDAQSNDYTYLLSFYHRRQIFTKMTKGIGPNLAASIPEFLFYSILGRADLIKFENWEEEFQKANPM; encoded by the coding sequence ATGCATCAAAACCTACTGTACCGACACGGGCAAAGAAGTTCTATAAATTACGTTTTGGTAATAGATGAGCAGCCTAAAACATATTCTTTTGTACCTCCAACTGAGTTTCAAAATGAGATAATCCGTTTCATTAGTTATCTGCCTAAAGATATTCTGCAAATCAGTGAGTCTCTCACATATTATGAACTCGTTAAGCGCAATAGCTTGGACGATCCGTACCGCTTTCACATTAAGTATAGTGTAAATCTGGAAGAATACTTAAAACTTATGCCGATCAATAGGATATATCTATTTTTCATTGATTCAAAATCATCGCTAATTAAACAAAATGTCACCCTCTTTGCAAAGTACCATACCGTTGGCCGGTTTTATTATTTCTTCAATGATAAGGGAAATAAAACAACCATATTACCAAACCAAATTTCCGGGCCAGGGCATTTTATGCGAGAGCTTTATACTAAACAGCAGGATTTATTTAATCTAATGGGCATGCCAGACAAATGGCTTTCTCCAGAGACCGCAATCGGGTGGAATGGATTTTATCATTTCCCTTCTTTCATTCCCGCTCAAACAAATTATCGAATTGCAAATACCATCACCGGAAACTTTACCTATGAGGACAGCAGGGATGATGGTAAAATTACTGAAGAGAAAATTCTGGCGCATAGAAAAGCTTCGAACGAGGGGCACAAAAACCCCAACAGTTTCTCCAGGCAACTACAAATCATTGAGGAAATCGACAAAATAGATTTTTTCGCTGAAACCTGTTTTGATGAGGGCCTGATAAAACCCGTTCATGAAATTGAACCTTTTTTGGTTCCGTTGATATTGGTTGCTCCATTTCAGAACCCCGATATGAGGGACTTTCTAAGTGAGGGCGTCAAATCTGAATACAAAGAATATTTATCAGAATTGGATTTTGAGCAAACCGAAAATTACATCAACTCCATACGCCCACCAAAAAGTGCAGAAGCATTTTTAATTAGCTCTCGTTTAATGGGACTAAAAACCCAATTTTTGGATGATATTGCATTTCTTCATAGTTCGTTTTATTCATCGCCTATCGTACGTCTTCCCACTCAAGGCAAAACTATGTACCGAAACCTTTCCTTTTTTCGTAATGAGGCGGCTGGTAGAATTACTGCACCTGGCAGCAGGAATAAAATCTTCAAAACGATTCAATCATTCGGCCAGCAACTCCGCCACAGGACCTTATCCAAAGAATTAACAGAAAAGCTACGGGATGAAAACAGACAAATCGTCGCAATAAGCGACCTCCCCGTCGAATGGATGGATATAGAGGGGATTCCGATGGCTTTCACCCATGATATTTGCAGGTTACCGGAAACCGCCCTTCACGGCCTGATGGCAAATTTTGTCAGTCATGAACAATGGCAATACTTGGTGCCGAAGGATATACTGAAGAAAACATTGGTGGTGTTCGGTAGTGATGAGCCAGCTTTCAGAAAATGGTATCCAGGCGTTTGTATGGTTGGAGAAAAGAACGGCGTGATTATGAGAGAATGTTATTCGCTTGCGGCTTTAAAAAAGGCTGTAGACGAAGTAAGTCCGGATTTTTTAATTATTGATAGCCATGGTAGCTATGATAAGGAAAGCAAATCATCTGTATTGTTTTTTGGGAAGGAACGTTTAACAGGTGACATGGTAATCGAGTTAGGGATTTCCGCGCCATTGGTTTTTCTCTCAGCTTGCAGTACAGCGCCAACTTACGGGACGATCAATACAATTGCTAATGCTTTTTTTGAGAGAGGTGCATTATCTGTCACCACGACCTACCTGCCAATCGGTGTCGATACAGGTTCCATATTATATATCCGAATATTAAATAATCTGATTACTGCCTCGCAAAAACCTATGCATCAAAATTGGCTGGCCTTTATTTCTCATATGCTACGCACTTCGGCGGTGGGAGCGGCCTACCGGCACCATTATCAAAAAAATACAGGAGATCCCTTAGGTTCACCTGATGCACAAAGTAATGACTATACTTATTTACTTTCCTTCTATCACCGCCGGCAAATATTTACTAAAATGACTAAAGGAATTGGTCCAAACTTGGCAGCCTCAATACCTGAATTTTTGTTTTACAGCATCCTGGGCAGGGCTGATTTAATAAAATTCGAAAACTGGGAGGAAGAGTTTCAAAAGGCTAACCCTATGTAA
- a CDS encoding AAA family ATPase has product MAIQLSSITEQNVYDAVADIQLSSLVLHPSTGYEVVINQKRYPPKEIIRYAYRIATGEEPGTLYGGEQVNRILSNLGFPVERKIKLWKLGCNWDSGSPSFFDLIHEYSIVITVDKFPYGEGDIVLITEGFTVVALGKVKTKLRPITERPELQDALENRLVPFESWLLFGEVEWYDLTESQMFLYKLRQGIRQVSKQDVVHRVLDIWENRGLTYNQVNFYVKESNEKYDDGWRYPCLVLIPNKWKDYEFKTCFDLFFYTDRENRQGFGEIKIMQLGTNITRLDKHFTELGPQYCSLGQTLAFYKDLKEFFPSEYMEIGRALQDCVFFPEIRAPFEHEPAFRESLIRTSEAQRVLYETGDLLQSGLANPEPSFQFTFHYTVPGAALPHKIDFSFNNDSEIPNSFFCLVGKNGTGKTQVLTQLAKKLCNSSEQGKFIPERPLFTKVIAVSFSLFDNFDTPSAELISYELISFKDKKGLVNVDETSQVLWQAYNQLLKSRTRKAIWLNCIRNYLDVDFMRIDITQLETLRTKQQFEQQLNSALSSGQHIIFHFITRLVAVIEENSIVIFDEPETHLHPNIVSKQISALRYLLRNFSSVCVLATHSPVIVQEIPSRFIRIIERQDDIPLIRGPLIEVLGENLTNINNDIFHVDQDSALYKTLLEELSKRFTLDQIHRIFNDQLSLNARVYLQTIINQGNDQL; this is encoded by the coding sequence ATGGCTATCCAATTATCTTCAATCACGGAGCAAAACGTATACGATGCCGTTGCTGATATCCAGCTTAGTAGTCTTGTATTGCATCCCTCGACCGGCTATGAAGTAGTTATCAATCAGAAACGATATCCTCCAAAGGAAATCATTCGGTATGCCTACCGCATAGCAACTGGTGAAGAGCCGGGCACATTGTATGGCGGGGAGCAGGTGAATCGTATCCTTAGTAATCTCGGTTTCCCGGTAGAGCGAAAGATCAAACTCTGGAAATTAGGTTGTAACTGGGACTCAGGTTCACCAAGTTTTTTTGATCTAATTCATGAGTATAGTATTGTAATCACCGTAGATAAGTTCCCCTACGGCGAAGGTGATATCGTCTTGATCACAGAGGGATTTACCGTCGTCGCATTGGGCAAGGTTAAAACGAAACTCAGGCCGATTACGGAGCGGCCGGAACTTCAGGATGCATTGGAAAACAGGCTCGTTCCTTTCGAAAGCTGGTTGTTGTTTGGTGAAGTGGAATGGTATGACCTGACTGAATCCCAAATGTTTCTATATAAGTTACGGCAAGGGATTAGGCAAGTTAGCAAGCAAGATGTAGTACACCGAGTACTCGATATTTGGGAAAACCGCGGATTAACTTACAACCAGGTCAACTTTTACGTTAAAGAATCCAATGAAAAATATGACGACGGGTGGCGATATCCCTGTCTCGTACTGATCCCCAATAAATGGAAGGATTATGAATTTAAGACCTGTTTTGATCTCTTCTTTTACACTGACCGAGAGAACCGACAGGGCTTTGGTGAGATTAAGATCATGCAATTAGGTACTAATATTACTAGGCTCGATAAGCATTTTACCGAGCTTGGACCGCAATATTGCTCCTTGGGTCAAACATTGGCCTTTTATAAAGATCTCAAGGAGTTCTTTCCCTCAGAATATATGGAGATCGGCAGGGCCTTGCAAGATTGCGTATTTTTTCCTGAAATCCGCGCCCCTTTCGAGCACGAGCCGGCATTTCGCGAGTCCTTGATTCGCACGAGCGAAGCCCAACGTGTGCTCTACGAGACCGGTGATCTGTTGCAAAGTGGCCTCGCAAACCCTGAGCCATCATTTCAATTTACCTTTCATTATACGGTACCAGGGGCTGCTCTTCCCCACAAAATTGATTTTTCGTTTAATAATGATTCGGAGATACCCAACAGTTTTTTTTGCTTGGTCGGAAAAAATGGCACAGGAAAGACACAGGTACTCACGCAGTTGGCAAAGAAGCTTTGCAACAGTAGCGAACAAGGTAAATTTATTCCCGAACGCCCATTGTTTACGAAGGTCATCGCCGTAAGCTTTAGCTTGTTTGACAACTTCGATACGCCAAGCGCTGAATTGATTAGTTATGAACTTATAAGTTTCAAGGATAAAAAGGGCCTAGTAAATGTAGACGAAACTTCACAGGTATTATGGCAGGCATATAACCAATTATTAAAAAGCCGTACCCGGAAAGCGATCTGGCTCAACTGCATCCGGAATTACCTGGACGTAGATTTCATGCGCATCGATATCACCCAATTGGAAACATTACGAACCAAACAACAATTCGAACAACAGTTGAACAGTGCTCTAAGTTCGGGGCAGCACATCATTTTTCATTTTATAACGCGCTTGGTAGCAGTGATCGAGGAGAATTCTATCGTGATCTTCGACGAGCCGGAAACACATTTGCACCCCAATATCGTCAGCAAACAAATATCAGCATTACGTTATTTATTGCGCAACTTTAGTTCTGTATGCGTACTGGCCACCCACTCCCCGGTAATAGTACAGGAAATCCCGTCCCGTTTTATTCGCATCATCGAACGACAGGACGATATCCCACTGATTCGTGGCCCCCTCATAGAAGTGCTGGGAGAAAATTTGACCAATATCAATAACGATATTTTTCACGTCGATCAGGATAGCGCGCTGTATAAGACGTTGCTAGAAGAACTTTCTAAGCGCTTTACTTTGGACCAGATCCACCGGATATTTAACGACCAACTCAGCCTCAACGCCAGGGTTTATTTGCAAACGATAATCAACCAAGGCAATGATCAATTGTAA
- a CDS encoding sce7726 family protein, whose amino-acid sequence MRDHIIRAIFHQTVLSKEHLDDNTIVIDELGLQNGLVRADIAVLNGCMVGYEIKTQNDNLNRLPAQVAAYSAIFDKAYIIVAAKHLTKALTILPEWWGVYVITGDENAGYAFEDYRIASRNDQRDIISIARLLWKDEVNEILICHSGKSIPKGRNKQQLYELVAERYTSEQFGPIALAYIKQRSGWRKGHSLLS is encoded by the coding sequence ATGCGCGACCACATCATTAGAGCAATATTTCATCAAACTGTATTGTCCAAGGAACATCTGGACGATAATACGATTGTTATAGATGAATTGGGCTTGCAAAACGGTCTTGTCAGAGCTGACATCGCCGTGTTAAATGGCTGTATGGTGGGTTACGAGATAAAGACTCAAAATGATAACCTGAATCGGCTACCTGCACAAGTAGCAGCATATAGTGCCATTTTCGATAAAGCTTATATTATCGTAGCTGCTAAACATTTAACTAAAGCACTAACTATTTTGCCGGAATGGTGGGGGGTATATGTCATTACCGGGGATGAAAATGCCGGTTATGCGTTTGAAGATTACAGGATTGCAAGCAGGAATGATCAACGAGATATTATTTCAATTGCCAGATTACTTTGGAAAGATGAGGTTAACGAAATTCTTATCTGTCATAGCGGAAAATCTATTCCCAAAGGCAGGAATAAGCAACAACTTTACGAGCTAGTTGCTGAAAGATATACATCGGAACAGTTTGGCCCCATTGCACTTGCTTATATTAAGCAACGGAGCGGCTGGCGAAAAGGTCATTCACTACTTTCGTAA